One genomic window of Helicobacter canis includes the following:
- a CDS encoding 3'-5' exonuclease yields the protein MSNNLHALAKTLDSRLCERAIGYDDMEHLLKSFKANALELELLKAQGFPLESNAQAYFLHTATTPYTKQRFCFVDIETTGARPQESQIIEIGAIMYENGEIVGKFDEFIYAPFVPESITQITGITAPMLEDARPAKAVLQDFRAFLGQSVFVAHNVGFDYSFISHELEHYGLGSLLNHRLCTIDLARRTILSKRYSLQYLNEFLGINTPSAHRAYADALTALKVFEIAHLCLPSSIYSTQDLLAFSRAKHKAF from the coding sequence TTGAGCAATAATCTCCACGCGCTTGCCAAAACCCTAGACTCAAGGCTGTGTGAGCGTGCGATAGGATATGATGATATGGAGCATTTGCTAAAAAGCTTTAAAGCAAATGCTCTAGAGCTAGAGCTGCTAAAAGCCCAAGGCTTCCCACTAGAATCCAACGCGCAAGCCTACTTCCTCCACACTGCCACCACGCCCTATACTAAGCAGAGATTTTGCTTTGTCGATATAGAGACCACAGGGGCACGCCCACAAGAATCCCAGATCATAGAAATTGGCGCGATTATGTATGAAAATGGTGAGATTGTGGGGAAGTTTGATGAGTTTATCTACGCACCATTTGTGCCAGAGTCTATCACGCAAATCACAGGCATTACCGCGCCTATGCTAGAAGATGCGCGCCCAGCTAAAGCAGTGCTACAAGACTTCCGCGCGTTTTTGGGGCAGAGCGTGTTTGTGGCACACAATGTAGGCTTTGATTATAGTTTCATCAGCCACGAGCTGGAGCATTATGGGCTTGGCAGTTTGCTTAATCACCGTTTATGCACAATTGACCTAGCAAGAAGAACCATTCTCTCCAAACGCTATTCCTTGCAATATCTCAATGAATTTTTAGGGATCAATACGCCCTCTGCGCACAGAGCCTATGCCGATGCACTCACTGCTTTAAAAGTCTTTGAAATCGCACATCTCTGCCTACCTAGCTCGATTTATAGCACACAAGATTTACTAGCATTTTCTCGCGCTAAGCACAAGGCTTTCTAG
- the pta gene encoding phosphate acetyltransferase, whose product MSFIEEIKAKAKASKKTIVLPETSDVRTIEAAILVLKEDFADIILLGDRDEILAKARELKLADISQEQALAHLEKATFINPRESSLLEEFIALFVELRGRKGMDATKARELLRGDKLYFGAALVKSGRADGMVAGAIHATSDVLRAALQIVGTAKDAAIVSSFFVMVMPDNTYGENGILVFSDCGLCQNPTPNELAHIAISSAKSFQSVIKATPYVAMLSHSTYGSAKHDDVSKVVEATKIAKELAPDIAIDGELQLDAAIVPSVGASKAKGSNVAGRANVLVFPDLDAGNIGYKLVQRFAKAEAYGPISQGMAAPINDLSRGCSALDIVGVVALTALQAQG is encoded by the coding sequence ATGAGCTTTATAGAAGAAATCAAAGCAAAGGCAAAAGCGAGCAAAAAGACCATAGTCCTGCCAGAGACAAGCGATGTGCGCACGATAGAAGCGGCGATTTTGGTGCTTAAAGAAGACTTTGCAGACATTATTTTGCTAGGCGATAGAGATGAGATCCTAGCTAAGGCTAGGGAGCTAAAGCTAGCAGATATTTCACAGGAGCAGGCACTAGCCCACCTTGAAAAAGCCACTTTCATAAACCCTAGAGAATCAAGTCTGCTAGAAGAGTTCATCGCGCTTTTTGTCGAGCTGCGAGGGCGCAAGGGGATGGACGCGACCAAAGCACGCGAGCTTTTGCGCGGGGATAAGCTGTATTTCGGCGCGGCGTTGGTGAAATCTGGGCGGGCAGATGGTATGGTAGCAGGCGCGATCCACGCGACTTCTGATGTGCTGCGTGCGGCATTGCAGATTGTAGGCACGGCAAAAGATGCGGCGATTGTATCGAGCTTTTTTGTGATGGTAATGCCTGATAACACTTATGGGGAAAATGGGATTCTAGTCTTTTCTGATTGTGGATTGTGCCAAAACCCCACGCCAAATGAGCTAGCCCATATCGCTATCTCTAGCGCGAAAAGCTTTCAATCTGTCATCAAAGCCACGCCCTATGTCGCTATGCTTAGCCACTCCACTTACGGCAGTGCCAAGCACGATGATGTAAGCAAGGTTGTTGAAGCGACCAAAATCGCCAAAGAGCTTGCCCCAGATATTGCCATTGATGGCGAGCTGCAGCTTGATGCCGCCATTGTCCCAAGCGTAGGGGCTTCTAAGGCAAAAGGCTCAAATGTCGCAGGCAGGGCAAATGTGCTTGTTTTCCCCGATCTTGATGCGGGCAATATCGGCTACAAGCTCGTGCAGCGATTTGCCAAGGCTGAAGCCTATGGACCCATCTCACAGGGTATGGCAGCTCCTATCAATGATCTCTCAAGAGGGTGCAGCGCACTTGATATTGTCGGCGTAGTAGCACTTACTGCTCTCCAAGCACAAGGCTAG
- a CDS encoding FtsK/SpoIIIE domain-containing protein: MADFYTNQTEENLIYRVIKEGLGFESESEIPKYLILRLALALALRLKPLPLDSHIWAEKTLNGGKGKEYHLEQLTGKDKDESEDMDLLYRALLAEKFHAYLQADVFSDDKAYTDLLGKNIQRGLFEIYHSWKNNDCFYQWCKDNLSLHLQKEDFTQSGTDSTNPQDSTLFTGIESYFAKYNIALTHLETLNSYRHRICKVEVKDPLKIQSFETQAKYLDKATKLSNVKITSCKGLARTYNIEEEKIDSEWSYPSKTEIENALSLLQSQGHKLPIFAGFDIEKKPFYFDLVKAVHLIVAGKTGSGKTILLQSIIHSLLLSNKAEIVVIDPKLGIDYQIFGDQIRLITESEEACEFLDDLIEEMKERNERMVTAKVSDIESLGLTYKIVFVEELNFVIRDNKEIEKKLAKNMFIVRQAGIHIILGMQNPDSKNLSSDLRNSASRIALCVAKAENSRVILGESGAEKLSGRGDMLIKLDGASSPKRVFGVKFA; the protein is encoded by the coding sequence ATGGCAGATTTTTACACAAATCAAACTGAAGAAAACCTCATCTATCGTGTGATAAAAGAGGGCTTAGGCTTTGAATCTGAAAGTGAGATTCCAAAATATCTTATCCTGCGTTTAGCCCTAGCCTTAGCGTTGCGATTAAAGCCTTTGCCGCTAGACTCACATATTTGGGCAGAAAAAACCCTAAATGGCGGTAAAGGTAAAGAATATCATTTAGAGCAGCTCACAGGCAAGGATAAAGATGAGAGTGAAGATATGGATCTTTTATATCGGGCTTTGCTTGCAGAAAAATTTCACGCCTATTTACAAGCTGATGTATTTAGCGATGATAAGGCTTATACTGATTTGCTTGGCAAAAATATCCAAAGGGGACTTTTTGAGATCTATCACTCGTGGAAAAATAATGACTGCTTTTATCAATGGTGCAAGGATAATTTAAGCTTGCATTTACAAAAAGAAGACTTTACGCAGTCTGGCACAGATTCTACAAATCCACAAGATTCTACACTTTTTACAGGGATAGAATCCTATTTTGCTAAATATAATATTGCCCTTACGCATTTAGAAACGCTTAATTCTTATAGGCATAGAATCTGCAAAGTTGAAGTAAAAGACCCACTTAAAATACAAAGCTTTGAAACACAGGCAAAATATCTTGATAAAGCCACTAAATTATCTAATGTGAAAATCACTTCTTGCAAGGGTTTAGCAAGGACCTATAATATTGAGGAAGAAAAAATAGATTCTGAGTGGAGCTATCCTAGCAAAACAGAGATTGAAAATGCTCTCTCTTTATTACAATCACAAGGACATAAACTGCCTATTTTTGCGGGATTTGATATAGAGAAAAAGCCTTTTTATTTTGACTTAGTAAAAGCAGTGCATTTAATTGTCGCAGGGAAAACAGGCAGCGGAAAAACGATATTACTGCAAAGCATAATACATTCTCTTTTATTGAGTAATAAAGCAGAAATTGTGGTGATAGACCCAAAACTTGGCATTGATTATCAAATTTTTGGCGATCAAATAAGGCTTATTACAGAGAGTGAAGAAGCGTGTGAGTTTTTAGATGATTTGATAGAAGAGATGAAAGAGCGAAATGAGCGTATGGTAACAGCAAAAGTAAGCGATATAGAATCACTTGGCTTGACATATAAGATTGTTTTTGTTGAAGAGCTCAATTTTGTGATTAGGGATAATAAAGAGATTGAGAAAAAGCTTGCAAAAAATATGTTTATTGTGCGTCAAGCAGGGATTCACATCATACTTGGTATGCAAAATCCAGATTCTAAAAATCTAAGCAGTGATTTACGCAATAGTGCTAGTCGCATAGCTTTATGTGTGGCTAAGGCAGAAAACTCTAGGGTTATACTTGGTGAAAGTGGAGCTGAAAAGCTTAGTGGTAGGGGTGATATGCTAATCAAGCTAGATGGTGCAAGCAGCCCAAAACGCGTGTTTGGCGTAAAGTTTGCATAA
- a CDS encoding polyprenol monophosphomannose synthase has translation MRRDSACSDKSPILRRGLAHYRLDKSLRPRLESGDFSSTILESQSGTEITNPTASDSTPPNSQNADSSSKILESKIGTETQITKTTQPLESTFTQSHDSKSNAYFLSLRDTAPAVAWQSTQTKTQNLESTFENTAQKSKKVDSTKQAHFLSLRALLRKAWQSISAQADSKKAQNREALESTCEKTAKNTKVDSRVVNSASAESVDCHAANTARNDDKNAFSLESTFKNNATSKNADSSTATNLSELAKDSRISKETSPNGERYPLFSKETSLRKAKSSKEAKTPKPLICIPTYNESNNIAALLCEIFSRFPEIHALVIDDNSTDGTQEILNSLTHTYPHLHLLKRSGKLGLASAYIDGFSWGLKSGYSHFIQMDADFSHHPRYLAQTLANLPHFEVVINSRNIIGGGVLGWGLGRKILSRFGSLYARLWLGARVMDFTGGFNAYSARALSAINLHSIKSSGYCFQIEMKYRAYKAGLRLLELPIIFEDRVAGKSKMSRAIVLEALWRTPFLRTHKRAKATSKKACK, from the coding sequence TTGCGGAGGGATTCGGCTTGTAGCGATAAATCACCGATTCTGCGGCGTGGGCTTGCTCATTATCGCCTAGATAAATCCCTTCGCCCACGCCTTGAAAGCGGCGATTTCTCATCTACAATCCTAGAATCCCAAAGCGGCACTGAAATTACAAACCCAACCGCGAGCGACTCTACACCACCAAACTCACAAAACGCCGATTCTAGCTCAAAAATCCTAGAATCCAAAATCGGCACTGAAACACAAATCACAAAAACCACCCAACCCCTAGAATCCACTTTTACGCAAAGCCACGATTCTAAGAGCAACGCCTATTTTCTGTCATTGCGAGACACTGCGCCAGCAGTGGCGTGGCAATCCACACAAACAAAGACACAAAACCTAGAATCCACTTTTGAAAACACCGCACAAAAAAGCAAAAAAGTGGATTCTACAAAGCAAGCCCATTTTTTGTCATTGCGAGCTTTGCTCCGCAAAGCGTGGCAATCCATATCCGCGCAAGCGGATTCTAAGAAAGCACAAAATAGAGAAGCATTAGAATCCACTTGTGAAAAAACAGCCAAAAATACAAAAGTGGATTCTAGGGTAGTTAATTCTGCTAGCGCAGAATCTGTGGATTGCCACGCGGCTAACACCGCTCGCAATGACGATAAAAACGCCTTTTCACTAGAATCCACTTTTAAAAACAACGCCACAAGTAAAAACGCGGATTCTAGCACCGCCACAAATCTAAGCGAGCTAGCAAAGGATTCTAGGATTTCTAAAGAAACATCGCCTAACGGCGAGCGGTATCCCTTGTTTTCTAAAGAAACTTCACTTCGCAAAGCTAAATCCTCCAAAGAAGCCAAAACGCCCAAACCCCTCATCTGCATCCCCACCTACAACGAGTCCAACAACATCGCCGCACTCTTATGCGAGATCTTCTCACGCTTCCCAGAGATCCACGCCCTAGTGATTGATGATAATTCCACCGATGGCACGCAAGAGATCTTAAACTCTCTCACCCACACCTACCCCCATCTCCACCTCCTAAAGCGATCGGGCAAGCTAGGGCTAGCAAGCGCGTATATCGATGGCTTTTCGTGGGGACTGAAAAGCGGATACTCACACTTTATCCAAATGGATGCCGACTTCTCCCACCACCCGCGCTATCTCGCCCAGACTCTAGCTAATCTCCCCCATTTTGAAGTGGTGATAAACTCGCGCAACATCATCGGCGGCGGCGTGCTAGGCTGGGGGCTAGGGCGCAAGATCCTTTCACGCTTTGGCTCTTTGTATGCTAGGCTCTGGCTTGGGGCTAGGGTTATGGACTTTACCGGAGGCTTTAATGCCTACTCCGCACGCGCTTTGAGCGCGATCAATCTGCACAGCATAAAATCTAGCGGCTACTGCTTCCAAATCGAGATGAAATACCGCGCCTACAAAGCTGGGCTAAGACTCCTTGAGCTACCTATAATCTTTGAAGACCGCGTAGCTGGCAAGTCCAAAATGAGCAGGGCTATCGTGCTAGAAGCCCTATGGCGCACGCCATTTTTGCGCACTCACAAGAGAGCCAAAGCTACCTCTAAAAAGGCGTGCAAGTGA
- a CDS encoding transcriptional regulator, with amino-acid sequence MASSKEFLAYCLEQLQASLDSSVAEFDTDSTMASTRADLLESGDFKRSYVFTSRKMFGEYCIYVQDFGSALALGSHSSPSDTTPARALAPQSPKPIFLLCDDMLFAKPHKILESILPNHPKAPPYPGAKEWYIMDIDNLLQLRKVIITLTPHLEPAKAKKKHKRQQ; translated from the coding sequence ATGGCAAGCAGTAAGGAATTTTTAGCATATTGCTTAGAGCAGCTGCAAGCAAGCTTAGATTCTAGCGTAGCGGAGTTTGACACAGATTCTACTATGGCAAGCACGCGAGCCGATTTGCTGGAGTCTGGTGATTTCAAGCGAAGCTATGTTTTTACAAGCCGCAAGATGTTTGGCGAGTATTGTATCTATGTGCAAGATTTTGGCTCTGCCTTGGCTCTAGGCTCACATTCTAGCCCTAGCGATACGACACCTGCGCGCGCCCTAGCCCCACAAAGCCCAAAGCCCATATTTCTGCTCTGTGATGATATGCTTTTTGCCAAGCCGCATAAGATCCTAGAATCCATCTTGCCAAACCACCCCAAAGCCCCGCCATATCCGGGCGCAAAGGAATGGTATATTATGGATATTGATAATCTTTTGCAATTACGAAAGGTCATCATCACACTCACGCCGCACCTAGAGCCTGCAAAAGCCAAAAAGAAGCATAAGAGGCAGCAATAA
- a CDS encoding GtrA family protein encodes MRELISFGFIGGLGALSNLACFFVLDFFNVQYLLNACLCFGLAVSQNYVLNSFITFKHSLKWRAYLSYVGANLFGLCINLFVLALCQNLLLEPLLNTLSPNAQDPSALRRHLLLCFQALGIICAFISNFLFAKFLIYKESQCD; translated from the coding sequence GTGAGAGAGCTTATCTCCTTTGGCTTTATCGGTGGGCTTGGGGCTTTGAGCAATCTTGCCTGCTTTTTTGTGCTTGATTTTTTTAATGTGCAGTATTTGCTCAATGCCTGCTTGTGCTTTGGTCTAGCGGTGAGCCAAAACTATGTGCTAAATAGCTTTATCACCTTTAAGCATAGCCTAAAATGGCGCGCGTATCTAAGCTATGTGGGGGCAAATCTCTTTGGGCTTTGTATCAATCTTTTCGTGCTAGCTCTGTGTCAAAATCTCCTGCTAGAGCCGCTTTTAAACACCCTTAGCCCTAATGCACAAGATCCTAGCGCACTTAGGCGACATCTCTTGCTGTGCTTCCAAGCCCTTGGCATTATTTGCGCATTTATTAGCAACTTTCTCTTTGCCAAATTTCTCATCTATAAGGAGTCTCAATGCGACTAA
- a CDS encoding 4Fe-4S cluster-binding domain-containing protein, translating into MPNSLDLSTLSARLKLLKHPTFKQRYIYRNIAKATQAFLWANYKAKIASSPISAIYLVPLLILRKALYILESKAAPLHAKILSYPMPKIPTNAQKPMVWVFVKAILWAMLVLPCCVCKSLLCALLAPLSGIMRARIYARFLLGKVDMPYFELVLTTRCTLRCESCNNLMQYFDSKTAYTCTLSGIQSTLEALLERVDSIYWVRIIGGEPLLFKDIDTVVEILDSSSKVKSFDIVTNATIIPKPRLLEALQASSKCFVSISDYTKSPNLSVKLHIQKLQDLLSARKIPHSVLWQEATAAWFSPGQIYKRGRDRQGIEANFRSCLMPCVSVMSHERLPKLIGGGGNLLRIRLFG; encoded by the coding sequence ATGCCAAATAGCCTAGATCTCTCCACCCTATCCGCACGCCTTAAACTCCTTAAGCACCCTACTTTCAAGCAACGCTACATATATCGCAATATCGCCAAAGCTACACAGGCATTCCTATGGGCAAACTACAAAGCAAAAATCGCTTCAAGCCCCATAAGCGCGATATATCTTGTGCCTTTGCTAATCTTGCGCAAAGCACTCTATATCCTAGAATCCAAAGCCGCTCCCCTGCACGCTAAGATCCTATCCTACCCTATGCCCAAAATCCCCACAAACGCCCAAAAACCTATGGTCTGGGTATTTGTCAAGGCTATTTTGTGGGCTATGCTTGTCCTGCCTTGCTGTGTGTGCAAGAGCCTGCTATGCGCACTGCTAGCCCCGCTTAGTGGCATTATGCGTGCTAGAATCTATGCGCGCTTTTTGCTTGGCAAAGTAGATATGCCCTACTTCGAGCTAGTGCTGACAACGCGCTGCACATTGCGCTGTGAGAGCTGCAACAATCTAATGCAGTATTTTGACTCCAAAACCGCCTACACCTGCACGCTTAGTGGCATACAAAGCACACTTGAAGCTCTGCTTGAGAGAGTGGATTCTATCTATTGGGTGCGGATTATCGGCGGTGAGCCGCTGCTTTTTAAAGATATTGATACAGTGGTGGAAATACTAGATTCTAGTAGCAAGGTAAAGTCCTTTGATATTGTTACAAACGCCACAATTATCCCAAAGCCTAGGCTCTTAGAGGCATTGCAAGCAAGCTCTAAATGCTTTGTGAGTATAAGCGACTACACCAAATCGCCAAACCTATCTGTAAAGCTCCATATACAAAAGCTCCAAGATCTCCTATCAGCGCGCAAAATCCCGCACTCTGTCCTCTGGCAAGAAGCCACAGCCGCGTGGTTTTCTCCCGGGCAAATCTACAAAAGAGGGCGTGATAGGCAGGGCATAGAGGCAAACTTTCGCTCTTGTCTTATGCCGTGTGTGTCGGTGATGAGCCACGAGAGATTGCCAAAACTCATAGGGGGGGGGGGGAATCTGTTAAGGATTCGGCTTTTTGGCTAG
- a CDS encoding RICIN domain-containing protein encodes MPQSILSALARLVSISFLGLLILPFVILGCASNAANPLAANISGNAPHQTNDPLAIGTKPIAPAKQRIPSFIHNTKSSLSPIMGDPRDFVAILNQGAGVITIWASAPASWVWVHSAALHTQFGDAFNWVMQPIGDGFIRFINKLTHTCLNVYGQGVIHYPCDPKNPNQFFRLLPMQNGAVAIQSASTNLCLQTSMRTKVNHPLVLNKCLKVANSEQQWFIIPPFAKPTPILYP; translated from the coding sequence GTGCCGCAATCAATCCTTTCTGCCCTTGCGCGATTAGTGTCAATAAGCTTTTTAGGTTTATTGATATTGCCATTTGTCATCTTAGGTTGTGCCAGCAATGCTGCAAACCCCTTAGCTGCAAATATCAGTGGCAACGCCCCACATCAAACCAATGATCCATTAGCCATAGGCACCAAGCCAATCGCCCCAGCAAAGCAAAGGATACCAAGCTTTATCCACAATACTAAATCATCTCTTAGCCCCATTATGGGTGATCCTAGGGATTTTGTCGCTATACTAAATCAAGGTGCAGGTGTAATCACAATATGGGCTAGCGCACCTGCTAGCTGGGTGTGGGTGCATTCTGCAGCATTGCATACACAATTTGGCGATGCGTTTAATTGGGTTATGCAGCCCATTGGCGATGGCTTTATCCGCTTTATCAACAAGCTCACACATACCTGCTTAAATGTTTATGGGCAAGGCGTGATCCACTACCCCTGTGATCCCAAAAACCCCAATCAATTTTTCCGCTTACTTCCTATGCAAAATGGCGCAGTTGCTATCCAAAGTGCCAGCACTAATCTCTGCTTGCAAACAAGTATGCGCACCAAAGTAAATCACCCACTCGTGCTAAACAAATGCCTAAAGGTGGCAAACTCCGAACAGCAGTGGTTTATCATCCCGCCTTTTGCTAAACCCACACCAATCCTATATCCATAA
- the rpe gene encoding ribulose-phosphate 3-epimerase produces MLVAPSILSADFLRLGEEVDSICQAKADYLHIDVMDGHFVPNLTFGLPIISQVAKRASIPLDVHLMVENVEWFVEYFLPLRPEFISVHIEAVTHLHRLISHIRANGVRPAVVLNPHTSQESLRYILPDVDMVLLMSVNPGFGGQSFIPSVLEKACRLKELIESKNPNCLIEVDGGINADNIKSLQEVGVDVAVAGSYVFGSDNYAKAIASLKP; encoded by the coding sequence ATGCTTGTTGCCCCTAGTATTTTATCTGCGGATTTTTTGCGGCTTGGCGAAGAAGTGGATTCTATCTGTCAGGCTAAGGCGGATTATTTACACATTGATGTGATGGATGGACACTTCGTCCCTAATCTTACCTTTGGACTGCCTATCATCTCTCAAGTCGCCAAGCGCGCGAGTATCCCGCTTGATGTGCATCTAATGGTAGAAAATGTCGAGTGGTTTGTGGAGTATTTTTTGCCTTTACGCCCGGAGTTTATAAGCGTGCATATCGAAGCTGTAACGCATTTGCATAGGCTTATCTCTCATATCCGCGCAAATGGCGTGCGCCCAGCAGTCGTGCTGAATCCACACACGAGCCAGGAAAGCTTGCGCTATATTTTGCCAGATGTGGATATGGTGCTTTTAATGAGTGTGAATCCGGGCTTTGGAGGGCAGAGCTTTATCCCAAGTGTGCTTGAAAAAGCCTGCCGACTCAAGGAGTTAATAGAATCCAAAAACCCAAACTGCTTGATCGAAGTTGATGGCGGAATCAATGCAGATAATATCAAAAGCCTGCAAGAAGTAGGCGTTGATGTCGCAGTGGCAGGGAGCTATGTGTTTGGCAGTGATAATTATGCCAAAGCCATAGCATCACTAAAGCCCTAG
- a CDS encoding class 1 fructose-bisphosphatase, with translation MDSRILEIFSCIKQCAITLQELLQCDDSGYLASTNASGDTQLAVDVRADRILEDALLKLACVGGVCSEEKSSALYKQKVDSSLVESTFLQLDSSQSLESSLLIAYDPLDGSSLFDSNLSVGSIFGIYDGVFSASALVAAAYIVYGPRLEVVLACEGVEHCVYSGGQWRSKGALQLESKGKLNAPGGTQKHWSKEHKELVESLFAKGYRLRYSGGMVPDLHQILCKKGGLFSYPATSDAPNGKLRKLFEVFPFAFIYERAGGEAINGRERLLSLSCDGLHDSTPCFLGSTEEIAQVRAIYMNKER, from the coding sequence ATGGATTCTAGGATTCTGGAGATTTTTTCCTGTATTAAACAATGCGCCATTACATTGCAAGAGCTTTTACAATGTGATGATAGTGGCTACCTAGCTAGCACCAATGCTAGTGGCGATACGCAGCTAGCAGTTGATGTGCGAGCGGATAGAATACTAGAAGATGCGCTACTAAAGCTTGCGTGTGTGGGTGGAGTCTGCTCAGAAGAAAAATCAAGCGCACTCTATAAGCAAAAAGTGGATTCTAGTCTAGTAGAATCCACTTTTTTGCAGCTGGATTCTAGCCAGTCTCTAGAATCCAGTCTGCTTATAGCCTATGATCCGCTTGATGGCTCAAGTCTTTTTGACTCCAATTTAAGCGTGGGGAGTATATTTGGGATTTATGATGGCGTATTTAGTGCGAGCGCACTTGTAGCAGCAGCCTATATCGTGTATGGACCGCGCTTAGAAGTCGTGCTAGCGTGCGAGGGGGTGGAGCATTGTGTGTATAGTGGGGGGCAGTGGAGAAGCAAGGGTGCTTTGCAGCTAGAATCTAAGGGCAAGCTTAATGCTCCGGGCGGCACGCAAAAGCACTGGAGCAAAGAGCATAAAGAGCTGGTGGAGAGTCTGTTTGCCAAAGGGTATCGCTTGCGGTATTCTGGGGGTATGGTGCCGGATTTGCACCAGATTTTGTGTAAGAAGGGTGGGCTATTTAGCTATCCTGCTACAAGCGATGCGCCAAATGGCAAGCTAAGGAAGCTTTTTGAAGTTTTCCCTTTTGCCTTTATCTATGAAAGGGCTGGCGGAGAGGCGATAAATGGGCGTGAGCGATTGCTTAGTTTATCGTGTGATGGCTTGCACGACAGCACACCTTGCTTCTTGGGCAGCACAGAAGAAATAGCCCAAGTGCGCGCAATCTATATGAATAAGGAGAGATGA
- a CDS encoding PLP-dependent cysteine synthase family protein, with protein MLFYSSLDLIGNTPLVELSRIQIPNNNRIFAKLESYNPAGGVKDRVALHILQRAKKQCKLRKDSVVIEATAGNTGLGIAFVCLHFNIKAILVVPDKFSIEKQILMRALGAEVINTPKELGIQGAIDKAKELLDSTPHSFSLHQFENPLNPQAHYETSGKEIYTQMQGVRDLAPVLDYFVCGAGSGGSFSGIAKYLKEQDSRIQAVLCDPIGSVIGGGEEGCANIEGIGNNFIPKTMDTSFIDMVQKISDEEAYQGLKILAREEGLLVGISSGACLQACLKLARQVENKLIVTLFADHLSRYFSKNLI; from the coding sequence ATGCTTTTTTACTCAAGTCTTGATCTTATCGGTAATACGCCACTTGTAGAGCTTTCACGCATACAGATTCCAAATAACAACCGCATTTTTGCAAAACTTGAATCCTACAATCCCGCAGGGGGCGTGAAAGATAGGGTCGCCCTGCATATTTTGCAAAGAGCAAAAAAGCAGTGCAAGCTACGCAAAGATTCTGTGGTGATAGAGGCAACTGCGGGCAATACGGGGCTAGGCATAGCCTTTGTGTGCTTGCATTTTAATATCAAGGCGATTTTGGTCGTGCCGGATAAATTTTCCATTGAAAAGCAGATTCTAATGCGTGCTTTGGGGGCGGAAGTCATCAACACGCCAAAAGAGCTAGGCATACAAGGGGCGATTGATAAAGCAAAGGAATTGCTAGATTCTACTCCACATTCTTTTAGCCTACATCAATTTGAAAATCCGCTCAATCCACAGGCACACTATGAAACAAGTGGCAAGGAGATTTATACGCAAATGCAGGGGGTGCGGGATTTAGCACCTGTGCTGGATTACTTTGTCTGCGGTGCTGGGAGTGGCGGTAGCTTTAGCGGCATAGCCAAATACCTAAAAGAGCAGGATTCTAGGATACAAGCTGTGCTATGCGATCCTATCGGCTCTGTGATTGGCGGAGGGGAGGAGGGCTGTGCGAATATTGAAGGCATTGGCAATAACTTTATCCCAAAGACTATGGATACAAGCTTTATAGATATGGTGCAAAAAATTAGCGATGAGGAAGCATATCAAGGGCTAAAAATCTTGGCTAGAGAAGAGGGGCTGCTAGTAGGGATCTCATCTGGCGCGTGCTTGCAAGCGTGTTTGAAGCTCGCTAGGCAGGTAGAAAATAAGCTTATTGTAACGCTCTTTGCCGATCATTTAAGCAGGTATTTTAGTAAGAATCTCATATAG